Sequence from the Actinomyces slackii genome:
GGCCCAGGCGGTGGGTCTCGGCCACGATGAGCGCCATCTCCTCGGCGGTGAACTGGGCGTTCCAGGGTAGGGAGGCGGCAGTGGTGAAGCCACCGGTGGCCATGAACTTGACGGTGTCCACACCGCGCTTGTGGTGGTCGCGCACGGCGCGCCGGATGTCATCGAGGCCGTCGACCTCGGCGCCGGCATGCCAGGAGTGCCCGCCGGTGGTGGTGATCTGGGGGCCGCTGGCCCGCAGCCGGGGGCCGCGCAGGGAGCCGTCGTCGATGGCGTCGCGCAGGGCGACGTCCACGTAGTGGCGCGCGCCCAGGCTCTGGACGGAGGTGATACCGACGCTGGCCAGCTCGCGGATGGCGCGCACGGCGTTGAGGGTCAGGCGGGCGACCTCGTGGACCCCGTACTCGGGGTACTCGATATCCGTGCCGGAGGTGGCCAGGTGGGCGTGGGTCTCGATGAGACCGGGCATAAGAGTGGCGCCGGGCAGGTCGAGGCGCTCAAGGCGCTCCAGGGCCGCGCCGGCCTGGTCCTGGAGCTCGGGCAGGGGGCCAACGGCCGTGATGCGCGGGCCGTCGAGAAGAACGCCGACTCCATGGACCGGGTCCGCCAGGACCTCCAGGGTGCCGGCCGCGTCCCCACGACGGCCGGTCAGGATCCGCTCGGCGGTGATGATGGCCGGGCCCGCGCCAGTGACACGCTCGGCGCCCCGTCTGGGCGGGGTGACCCAGGTGGAGTCCTCCGAGGGGGCGGGTGGTGTCTGCGAGGGCATCATCGGCCTTTCACGCCCCTGGCGAGGTGTGCGCCTCGCTGAGGACAGTTGCAGTCGGCGGTTGGGTTGAGTTGGGCGTTGTCAGGCGTTCGGATAGTGAGGCCGGTGTGCGGATAAGCCTGCCAGGTCCTCCTGCCGAGGTCTAGGGCCTGACCAGAAGTTCTGGCATGTCTCAGCAGGTGAAAGGCACATTTGGGACCTTGCGCCCAGATGGGGCGGGGCCGGGCGAGGCGGCGCGGGGCCGGGCCGAGCCCCGCGGGGCCTGTGGGTACTGCTGGGCGGCGGGGTGGGGCAGGCCCGGGCGCGCCAGTCAGAGGATGGTCAGTGGGGTCGCCGGAAGAACTGACAGGGGCCGGGGCTGGCCGAGCCGGGGCAGACCGAGCGTTGAGGCCCGGCATCGGCGCACCGGACCGGGCGAGGCGACCTCGGGCGGCGCACCGGACGAAGCGGCCCGGCATCGGGAAGCGCACACCCAGGCCCACCGCCAGGGTCAGGGCCGGACGAGGCAGCCCGGCGGCAGCGCACCGGACGAGGCAGCCCGGCATCGGGAAGCGCGCACCCAGGCCCACCGTCAGACCTCGCAGACGTGACTTTGCGTCACGGACGTGCGTTTGCGTCAATCACCCCTGTGCTAACCCCAGTCGGATGACGCGAACCCTCGTCCAGTACGCAGACCCTCGTCCGCGACGCGAACCGGCGCTCCCGCGCCGCCGCGCAGGGCACCATCCATCCGCGCAGCCTCTCAGCAGCGCCTCGTGGAATGGCATGGCGGGTGTGTCTGCGGGTGGTGCTGCTGGGGTCGTGGCGAGATCCGGGGTTGCACATTCATTCCACATGCCTGCATGGCGGATCGTTGGAATTCCAACGATCTGGGCTCGCTGCTGCCTCGACGAGCAAGGATGAATGTGCATCGGCGACGCTCATGCACATTCATCATGGCGCGGCCCTGGAGGCGCGGGAGACGGATCCGCGGAATCATGCGGATTCCCGGACATGCGCACTGAGGTGACTCATGAATGAATGTGCACGACCAGCCCCCACCTGCTGAGCCGACCTGCCGGGCAGGCGCCCTTGCGGCCCGGAGGCGCTCAGAAGTGGTGCGCACCGGGCCCGAGCCCAGAGTCTGCGGGACCGTGGAGACGCGAGTTCCCGGTGCCGGCGAGCATCTTCATTCAGCCCCGGGGCCTGCAAATCCTTGAGCCAGAAGGAAGGCATCGACTCCCCCACCCACGGACCTGGACTACGCCTTGTCGTCCGCCTCACTGCGGGGCTGTAGGAGCTCCCCCACCCACGGACCTGGCTGAACACCCGGATGATTCTGAGCCCGGACTACGAGGAGCCCCCCACCCACGGACCTGGACCACGCACCTGGGCGTATCCGTCTGGGGCGGGCGCAGGAGATGAGGCACAAGCCCGTTCTCGACGCCCAGGCACGTCGGCGATCAGCGCAGGCGCGAGAGAGCGCCGTCGAGCGACCGCGATTCGGCGGGTGGTCAGTCCTGACCCAGGGTGCGCGGTGGGCGGAAGCCCTCACGGTCATCGGGGATGATGGCACGGACGATGCGGGCGGGGACCCCGGCCACCACGGTGCGGGGCGGGACATGGGCGCCGACGACGGCACCGGCCGCGACAACCGCGCCCTCGCCGATGGTGACGCCGGGCAGGACCGTGACATTGGCTCCGAGCCAGGCGCCGTCCTCGATGGTGATGACGGCCGAGAACTGGGCGCCGGTCAGCCGCAGCTCGGGATCGAGGGGGTGCCCGGCCGTGGCCAGGGTGACGTGGGGGCCGAAGAGGACGCCGTTGCCGATGCGGATCTCTGCGTCGTCGATGAGGGTGGTGCCGGTGTTGAACCAGCAGTGGTCGCCGATGGTCGTATGGGAGCCGTAGGCGCAGTAGATCGGAGTCTCCAGCCAGGAGGAGCCGAAGGAGGCGAAGAGCTCGGCGGCGATGGCGGCGCGCTGCTCGGGGTTTCGGATGGAGGTGGCGTTGTAGCGCTCCACCAGCTCCTTGCCGCGGTTGCGCTCCTCCTCGAGGTCTTCCAGACCGGGGCCGAAGTCTGTGTAGAGCTCACCGGTGTTGAGCCGACGGCGGGTTTCGGCATCGTCGAAGACGTAGGGATTGTCCATGATGTCCACAGTGACTCCTTGGATGGGACGGGCTGGGTGAGACGCTACCACGCGGTCGTTTTCCCAGGTGGGTGCTGGTGGGGCGCGAGACTGGCAGGCGCTGCTATCCCGGACCAGCTCGCGGCCCGGGCAGTCCGGCGCATGCGGGCCTGACCGCGGAAGCCCGGGGCGGGCTTAGCGAGAGCGGCAGGCGGGCCGGCGCATGCGGGCCTGGCTTTCCGGACGATGGCGTCCTGGAGTTCGTGGTCCGTGCAACCCGGCGCACGCAAGCCTGACGTCTCCAGCACCACCACCGCTGACGCCCTCGCCTGGGCGGCTCGACGCACGTGGGCCTGACCGGGCAGCCAGCCACCACAGCGGTGGTGACGCCCGCGCAACCCGGAGCACGTGGGCCTGACTGCAGGAGAATCCTGGCCCGATTGCCCTTCGCGCCGGGCAACTCGGCGCTCGTGAGTCTGACGCGTGCGCCGCCAAGACGAGCGCGAGGTCATCCCGGCAACCCAGGGCGCGCAAGCCCAACCCTCCAGAGCAGGGTCGCGGGCAGTTGGGATGGTTTGGGTCTTGACGTTGGTGGGGGTGGTTTGGGTAGTGTTGGTGTTGGTCTCGAGGGTGAGGCCCGTGCTGGTTCGGATCGCATGGAGGGTGGCCGCTCATGGGTGTGCGGGTTGCTGGGTCGGTTGTTGGTGCGTGTGCTGGTCGCCCTGGCGAGCGTGGTGCTGGTCGGGCTGGCCTGCCGGGTCTGGCGGGTGCTGTGGCCGTGGCTGCCTTGGTGCTGGTGGTGGCGGGGTGCTCGGGTGGGGCCTCGCATGCGGAGATGATGGCCAGTCAGCAGGCGACGTGGGATGCGCAGCGGTCTGCGGCGGCCAGTGCCAGCGCCAGTGCTGCGGCCAG
This genomic interval carries:
- a CDS encoding amidohydrolase family protein, whose product is MMPSQTPPAPSEDSTWVTPPRRGAERVTGAGPAIITAERILTGRRGDAAGTLEVLADPVHGVGVLLDGPRITAVGPLPELQDQAGAALERLERLDLPGATLMPGLIETHAHLATSGTDIEYPEYGVHEVARLTLNAVRAIRELASVGITSVQSLGARHYVDVALRDAIDDGSLRGPRLRASGPQITTTGGHSWHAGAEVDGLDDIRRAVRDHHKRGVDTVKFMATGGFTTAASLPWNAQFTAEEMALIVAETHRLGHLSAAHAHGTQGIERAVDAGIDYLAHASFISASGRTEFDPALADRIAEAGIYVDCTITADVPGMIERNPDFAPPARQLWERGVRIVAGHDTGIPQVAHRSYVAGLQALEEVGLPRAEVILAATSRAAAAIGLAGITGALAPGYEADIIAVASDPTEGLGALHTLRAVIMRGREFVPDPVQGLPRIDDPDPAADPAIVLAAHRDSIRRINEHPNV
- a CDS encoding sugar O-acetyltransferase; the protein is MDNPYVFDDAETRRRLNTGELYTDFGPGLEDLEEERNRGKELVERYNATSIRNPEQRAAIAAELFASFGSSWLETPIYCAYGSHTTIGDHCWFNTGTTLIDDAEIRIGNGVLFGPHVTLATAGHPLDPELRLTGAQFSAVITIEDGAWLGANVTVLPGVTIGEGAVVAAGAVVGAHVPPRTVVAGVPARIVRAIIPDDREGFRPPRTLGQD